Proteins co-encoded in one Malus domestica chromosome 09, GDT2T_hap1 genomic window:
- the LOC103453560 gene encoding uncharacterized protein isoform X1, with amino-acid sequence MQTLSVAFPPMSARVVTVRASVDTQQRLSYNRNAPRKIQKSESPATAKPPPTVTLTTTTTRTADSVVDLLKRTPQGETVQKDELYLGYERWSPTPTKVQKRLPSPPKVQKPRSVLNAASLAYIGDCIYELYARRHFLFPPLNIEEYNDRVMAVVRCEAQDALLRKLLSDDFLSEEERNVLRWGKNIGSAKTRTKKRAGSAAYNRASSLEALLGYLYLTNMERLEEVMIKLGFSTDSSVQIISEEPEEVNGTHPSE; translated from the exons ATGCAAACTCTATCAGTGGCTTTTCCGCCGATGAGTGCGAGAGTAGTGACAGTGAGAGCTTCCGTGGATACACAGCAAAGACTCTCATACAACCGCAACGCCCCAAGAAAGATACAGAAAAGCGAAAGCCCCGCCACCGCCAAACCCCCTCCAACCGTCACACTAACCACCACAACTACCCGAACGGCCGACTCCGTTGTTGACCTCCTCAAACGCACACCTCAAG GGGAAACAGTACAAAAGGATGAGTTATACTTGGGCTATGAGCGATGGTCGCCTACTCCAACAAAGGTACAGAAGCGTTTGCCTAGTCCACCAAAGGTACAGAAGCCTCGGTCTGTACTCAATGCGGCATCGCTAGCTTATATCGGTGATTGCATTTACGAG CTATATGCTCGCAGGCATTTTTTGTTTCCTCCCCTGAATATTGAAGAATATAATGATCGTGTGATGGCAGTTGTGCGTTGTGAAGCACAG GATGCACTGCTCCGGAAACTTCTGAGTGATGATTTTTTATCAGAAGAAGAAAG GAATGTTCTCCGGTGGGGAAAGAATATCGGTTCAGCTAAAACACGAACAAAAAAGCGCGCTGGTTCAGCAGCTTATAACAGAGCATCTTCACTGGAAGCATTG CTTGGTTATCTCTACCTGACAAATATGGAACGTTTAGAAGAAGTCATGATAAAGTTGGGATTCTCAACTGATTCTTCCGTGCAGATAATTTCAGAGGAGCCTGAGGAGGTAAACG GCACGCATCCTAGTGAATGA
- the LOC103453560 gene encoding uncharacterized protein isoform X2: protein MQTLSVAFPPMSARVVTVRASVDTQQRLSYNRNAPRKIQKSESPATAKPPPTVTLTTTTTRTADSVVDLLKRTPQGETVQKDELYLGYERWSPTPTKVQKRLPSPPKVQKPRSVLNAASLAYIGDCIYELYARRHFLFPPLNIEEYNDRVMAVVRCEAQDALLRKLLSDDFLSEEERNVLRWGKNIGSAKTRTKKRAGSAAYNRASSLEALIISEEPEEVNGTHPSE from the exons ATGCAAACTCTATCAGTGGCTTTTCCGCCGATGAGTGCGAGAGTAGTGACAGTGAGAGCTTCCGTGGATACACAGCAAAGACTCTCATACAACCGCAACGCCCCAAGAAAGATACAGAAAAGCGAAAGCCCCGCCACCGCCAAACCCCCTCCAACCGTCACACTAACCACCACAACTACCCGAACGGCCGACTCCGTTGTTGACCTCCTCAAACGCACACCTCAAG GGGAAACAGTACAAAAGGATGAGTTATACTTGGGCTATGAGCGATGGTCGCCTACTCCAACAAAGGTACAGAAGCGTTTGCCTAGTCCACCAAAGGTACAGAAGCCTCGGTCTGTACTCAATGCGGCATCGCTAGCTTATATCGGTGATTGCATTTACGAG CTATATGCTCGCAGGCATTTTTTGTTTCCTCCCCTGAATATTGAAGAATATAATGATCGTGTGATGGCAGTTGTGCGTTGTGAAGCACAG GATGCACTGCTCCGGAAACTTCTGAGTGATGATTTTTTATCAGAAGAAGAAAG GAATGTTCTCCGGTGGGGAAAGAATATCGGTTCAGCTAAAACACGAACAAAAAAGCGCGCTGGTTCAGCAGCTTATAACAGAGCATCTTCACTGGAAGCATTG ATAATTTCAGAGGAGCCTGAGGAGGTAAACG GCACGCATCCTAGTGAATGA